One genomic window of Halorhabdus sp. CBA1104 includes the following:
- a CDS encoding KEOPS complex subunit Pcc1, giving the protein MSERRATITTSHADAETATRLARALRPDNTEEMATTIDEATVETTIERATTGGLAATVDDYVVNLSVAADLTTDRHTDTHE; this is encoded by the coding sequence ATGAGTGAGCGCCGGGCGACCATTACGACGAGCCACGCGGACGCCGAAACGGCGACCCGTCTCGCGCGGGCACTGCGACCGGACAACACCGAGGAGATGGCGACGACGATCGACGAGGCGACCGTCGAGACGACGATCGAGCGAGCCACGACGGGTGGCCTCGCCGCGACCGTCGACGACTACGTGGTGAACCTCTCGGTCGCCGCCGATCTCACCACAGACAGACACACCGACACCCATGAGTGA
- a CDS encoding 30S ribosomal protein S3ae yields MSERSVSRQRQEKQWYTVLAPEEFDRAEIGETLADEQEKAIDRTIETTLGDLRNDAGENNTKLTFRIRELGSDTAYTEFIRHELTRDYLRSLVRRGSSKVEAYVTVLTTDDYRVQIQPVALTTKKADASQEQAIREQMVDMIEDAAEERTFEDLVDSVVEGRLSSAIYNEATTIYPLRRVEIQKATLEARPEEVAEEEETSVEVDE; encoded by the coding sequence ATGAGTGAACGCTCAGTCTCACGACAACGACAGGAAAAGCAGTGGTACACCGTCCTCGCCCCGGAGGAGTTCGACCGGGCCGAGATCGGTGAGACACTGGCAGACGAACAGGAGAAGGCGATCGACCGGACCATCGAGACGACCCTCGGTGACCTCCGGAACGACGCCGGCGAGAACAACACCAAGCTGACCTTCCGTATCCGCGAACTCGGCAGCGACACGGCCTACACGGAGTTCATCAGGCACGAACTCACGCGGGACTACCTGCGCAGTCTCGTCCGCCGTGGCTCCTCGAAGGTCGAGGCCTACGTGACGGTGCTGACGACCGACGACTACCGCGTCCAGATTCAGCCCGTCGCCCTGACGACCAAGAAGGCCGACGCCAGCCAGGAGCAGGCCATCCGCGAGCAGATGGTCGACATGATCGAAGACGCCGCCGAAGAACGCACCTTCGAGGACCTCGTCGACAGCGTCGTCGAGGGACGCCTCTCGAGTGCGATCTACAACGAAGCGACGACGATCTACCCGCTGCGCCGCGTCGAGATCCAGAAAGCGACCTTGGAGGCCCGCCCCGAAGAGGTCGCCGAAGAAGAGGAGACCAGCGTCGAAGTCGACGAGTAG
- a CDS encoding transcriptional regulator yields MPTLKVTVGERDRLDQHTRSRIKAAQEGEDLDDAQPVLNFGSYAELGRLLSPKNLELLETISEHDPESISETAELVDRDYKQVHRNLSELEDIGVIEFDGGGAGQAKQPLLAYDGLEIDIPFAGSSANVDAAAP; encoded by the coding sequence ATGCCCACGCTCAAAGTCACCGTCGGCGAACGCGACCGCCTCGATCAGCACACGCGTAGCCGCATCAAGGCTGCCCAAGAGGGTGAAGACCTCGACGACGCCCAGCCGGTGCTCAATTTCGGCTCGTACGCTGAACTCGGTCGCCTCCTCAGTCCGAAAAACCTGGAACTGCTTGAAACGATCTCCGAACACGACCCCGAAAGTATCAGCGAAACCGCCGAACTGGTGGACCGAGACTACAAACAGGTCCATCGGAACCTCTCCGAACTCGAAGACATCGGTGTGATCGAGTTCGACGGCGGTGGAGCAGGGCAGGCGAAGCAGCCACTGCTGGCCTACGACGGGCTCGAAATCGACATTCCCTTTGCGGGATCGAGTGCCAACGTCGACGCAGCCGCGCCGTGA
- a CDS encoding ATP-binding protein, with product MTFYDRAEELEAVRSAFESPGHDYYVVYGRRRVGKTALLKEFCADRPHIYYLAAEEAQQRQREKFVERIAERFDERVPRTETWPEALEYLGEKIHEESIVVVIDEFPYLVAENDSLPSYVQGFVDEQLQHTESMLVLCGSSVGTMESEVLGHESPLYGRRTGQIDLQPFSFAQARDVIDYEFRDAVRSFAVTGGTPMYLTLFDYARSLAENVREHVLTPTAVLYDEPRFLLQSELRTPARYLSILEAIATGHTTPNEISGETGIDSGPLSKYLQTLRRLRLVEREVPVTASRKQSKRSRYRVADEFLRFWFRFVEPRRSSIEEAPEIVYEGTIEPNLPDHVASVFEDICREALWQAIRQERLGPYAEIGRWWYGEDEIDLVGLAPEDDRILLGECKWTTEPVGSGLAEALREKADRVRWGPETRDEQFALFSKSGFEPGLETELGDDWSLFDANDFDELLSTS from the coding sequence ATGACCTTCTACGACCGGGCTGAGGAACTCGAGGCGGTACGATCCGCGTTCGAGTCGCCGGGGCACGACTACTACGTCGTCTACGGTCGTCGTCGGGTCGGCAAGACGGCACTGCTCAAGGAGTTCTGTGCCGACCGACCGCACATCTACTATCTCGCCGCCGAGGAGGCACAGCAACGCCAGCGGGAGAAGTTCGTCGAACGGATCGCCGAGCGGTTCGACGAACGCGTACCGCGGACGGAGACCTGGCCGGAGGCACTCGAGTATCTCGGCGAGAAGATCCACGAGGAGTCGATCGTGGTCGTCATCGACGAGTTCCCGTACCTCGTCGCGGAAAACGACTCGCTGCCATCCTACGTGCAGGGGTTCGTCGACGAACAGCTCCAACACACCGAGTCCATGCTCGTCCTCTGTGGATCGAGCGTCGGGACGATGGAATCCGAAGTGCTGGGCCACGAAAGTCCGCTCTATGGGCGACGAACGGGGCAGATCGACTTGCAGCCGTTCTCGTTCGCCCAGGCCCGAGACGTGATCGACTACGAGTTTCGGGACGCAGTACGATCGTTTGCGGTCACCGGCGGGACGCCGATGTACCTCACGCTGTTCGACTACGCCCGGTCGCTCGCCGAGAACGTCCGCGAACACGTCCTCACCCCGACGGCGGTGCTCTATGACGAGCCGCGGTTCCTCCTCCAGAGCGAGTTACGGACGCCGGCCCGATATCTGAGTATCCTCGAGGCGATCGCAACGGGCCATACAACGCCGAACGAAATCTCGGGGGAGACAGGTATCGACTCCGGACCGCTCTCGAAGTACCTCCAGACGTTGCGACGCCTCCGCCTCGTCGAGCGGGAGGTTCCGGTCACGGCGTCGAGAAAACAGTCCAAACGATCCCGTTATCGCGTGGCGGACGAATTCCTACGGTTCTGGTTCCGGTTCGTCGAACCGCGCCGGTCCAGTATCGAAGAAGCGCCGGAGATCGTCTACGAGGGAACGATCGAGCCGAACCTGCCGGATCACGTCGCGAGCGTGTTCGAGGACATCTGTCGGGAAGCGCTCTGGCAAGCGATCCGGCAAGAGCGGCTGGGTCCCTATGCCGAAATCGGTCGGTGGTGGTACGGTGAGGACGAGATCGATCTGGTCGGCCTCGCCCCAGAGGACGACCGGATACTTCTGGGTGAATGCAAGTGGACGACCGAGCCGGTAGGTTCCGGACTCGCCGAGGCACTTCGGGAAAAAGCGGATCGTGTGCGCTGGGGGCCGGAAACACGGGACGAACAGTTCGCTCTCTTCTCGAAATCCGGATTCGAGCCTGGACTCGAAACGGAACTCGGTGACGACTGGTCCCTGTTCGACGCAAACGATTTTGACGAGCTGCTGTCGACAAGCTGA
- a CDS encoding ATP-binding protein: MVAGDNGGVGVFKTVFFLAPDPFREPAYTVGLICGFGTVWAWLYFCSAYTGRTLHRNPTLRRLGLGVFLTVAVLKLTNPLHDMYFTTREVTTPFRYLAIDHGLLHWGATGLSYVLAAVGLFMMLELYVQSGYDTRPLGVLTGMLAVPIVVDVAATVTPQLIDVIYAPIGVAIFAVGTMFVFGPRFLAVRSTVQSGVPSIFLDRDGRIRDYAPEATSAFPALAGGAGDRLADVLPEVATAIDTDDRIVSDERGEQTQYYLVSTNDMGVGESKAQVVTLTNVTGIERKRRKLNQREQELAEQNELYRAVIAASFAFVFQIDVDEQAFTFVSPSVEKFLDYSAEEIDGEPIDIVMPDDQTRDLAREYLDQVAGGEKIQVRDFPLANCEGQTVYADIRVVPIYEPSAGDEPKTADDIVGAQAMVWDATERRRREGLISVINRVLRHNVRNKLSVINGYAEYLADDLDGDGASKATRIVETADRLLDLTESAREIEANREQSPELEPVDVVPIVEEGVRKLREQYPEASVTLDSPETAVAESLPRVRTALWELLDNAAKHGGDTPSVEIGVTETDDRIVLTIADDGPGIPESEREVLSNGVEESLVHGQGLGLWLAYWLVRNLDGEIEIPEYERGTTVEIRLPVSATT, translated from the coding sequence GTGGTTGCTGGCGACAACGGGGGCGTGGGGGTATTCAAAACGGTGTTTTTCCTGGCCCCGGATCCGTTCCGGGAACCGGCCTACACAGTCGGTCTCATCTGTGGGTTCGGGACCGTCTGGGCCTGGTTGTACTTCTGTTCGGCCTACACCGGGCGAACGCTCCATCGAAACCCCACACTGCGGCGCCTCGGCCTCGGTGTCTTTCTCACTGTAGCGGTACTCAAACTCACGAACCCGCTCCACGACATGTACTTCACGACTCGGGAGGTGACGACACCGTTTCGATATCTGGCGATCGATCACGGGCTGCTCCACTGGGGGGCAACCGGACTATCGTACGTACTCGCGGCTGTGGGGTTGTTCATGATGCTTGAGCTGTACGTCCAGTCGGGCTACGACACCCGCCCACTCGGGGTGCTGACGGGGATGCTCGCCGTGCCAATCGTCGTCGACGTTGCCGCGACGGTGACACCACAGCTGATAGACGTGATTTACGCTCCGATCGGCGTCGCAATCTTTGCGGTCGGAACGATGTTCGTCTTTGGGCCGCGCTTTTTGGCGGTTCGAAGTACCGTCCAGAGTGGCGTCCCGTCGATATTTCTGGACAGGGATGGCCGAATACGGGATTACGCTCCCGAAGCGACGAGCGCGTTCCCGGCACTTGCGGGTGGGGCCGGTGACCGCCTCGCGGACGTGCTCCCGGAAGTGGCAACAGCGATCGACACTGACGACCGGATCGTTAGCGACGAACGCGGTGAACAGACCCAGTACTATCTGGTCTCCACGAACGACATGGGAGTCGGGGAGTCAAAAGCGCAGGTGGTGACACTCACGAACGTGACCGGTATCGAGCGAAAGCGTCGAAAGCTGAACCAGCGCGAACAGGAGCTTGCCGAGCAAAACGAGCTCTACCGGGCCGTCATCGCCGCGAGTTTCGCCTTCGTCTTCCAGATCGACGTCGACGAGCAAGCGTTCACGTTCGTGTCTCCGTCTGTCGAGAAGTTTCTGGATTACAGTGCCGAGGAAATCGATGGCGAGCCGATCGATATCGTCATGCCCGACGACCAGACGAGGGACTTGGCCCGGGAGTATCTCGACCAGGTGGCGGGCGGCGAGAAAATCCAGGTGCGGGATTTCCCGTTGGCGAACTGCGAGGGGCAAACGGTGTACGCGGACATCCGCGTGGTACCGATATACGAGCCAAGCGCCGGAGACGAACCCAAAACGGCCGACGATATCGTCGGGGCACAGGCGATGGTTTGGGACGCGACCGAGCGGCGACGACGGGAGGGACTGATCAGCGTGATCAACCGCGTACTGCGCCACAACGTCAGAAACAAGCTCAGTGTGATCAACGGGTACGCGGAGTACCTGGCGGATGACCTCGATGGTGATGGGGCATCGAAAGCCACCCGGATCGTCGAGACCGCCGACAGGCTACTCGATCTCACCGAATCGGCCCGCGAGATCGAAGCCAACCGGGAGCAGTCACCGGAACTGGAACCCGTCGACGTCGTCCCGATCGTCGAGGAGGGCGTTCGGAAACTCCGGGAGCAGTATCCTGAGGCGTCGGTAACACTCGATAGCCCCGAGACGGCCGTCGCGGAGTCGCTACCACGCGTGCGGACGGCCCTGTGGGAACTCCTCGACAACGCCGCAAAGCACGGCGGCGACACCCCGTCTGTCGAGATCGGGGTGACAGAGACAGACGACCGGATTGTGCTCACCATCGCAGACGACGGACCGGGGATCCCGGAGAGTGAACGGGAGGTGCTGTCGAACGGGGTGGAGGAATCGCTCGTTCACGGCCAGGGCCTGGGGTTGTGGTTGGCCTACTGGCTCGTCAGGAACCTCGACGGCGAAATCGAGATTCCGGAGTACGAACGGGGGACGACGGTCGAGATTCGGCTTCCGGTGTCTGCGACAACGTGA
- the msrA gene encoding peptide-methionine (S)-S-oxide reductase MsrA, producing MSRIALPTTQPTTLARDVEALGPAETETATFGMGCFWGPDALFGAKPGVVRTRVGYAGGTTSEPTYYALGDHTEVVQIEYDPDRWTYAELLDVVWANHDWTRSQKRQYRGVILAHDERQRAVAERSRDALADRTGQSVETAVESLQQFSPAEDYHQKYELRTLPVVADELEELYGDAFTASTVAARLNGFAAGYGSEGQQRDLLATLDLPPTVLDEVRRRL from the coding sequence ATGTCCCGGATCGCGCTGCCAACCACCCAGCCGACGACGCTGGCTCGCGACGTCGAAGCGTTGGGGCCTGCCGAAACCGAGACGGCGACGTTCGGTATGGGCTGTTTCTGGGGGCCTGATGCCTTGTTCGGCGCCAAGCCGGGCGTTGTCCGGACGCGCGTAGGCTACGCCGGAGGAACCACGTCCGAACCGACCTATTACGCCCTTGGCGATCACACCGAAGTCGTCCAAATCGAATACGATCCCGACCGCTGGACCTACGCCGAACTGCTGGACGTTGTCTGGGCAAATCACGACTGGACGCGTTCCCAGAAGCGCCAGTACCGTGGTGTGATCCTCGCTCACGACGAGAGACAGCGAGCAGTCGCCGAGCGCTCTCGTGATGCGCTCGCGGATCGAACCGGGCAGTCCGTCGAGACCGCGGTGGAGTCACTCCAACAGTTCTCCCCTGCCGAAGACTATCACCAAAAGTACGAACTACGGACGCTTCCCGTGGTCGCCGACGAACTCGAAGAGCTGTACGGTGATGCATTCACTGCCTCGACGGTGGCCGCCCGCCTCAACGGCTTTGCCGCCGGCTACGGTAGCGAGGGCCAGCAGCGTGATCTCCTGGCGACACTCGACCTGCCACCGACCGTCCTTGACGAGGTGCGACGGCGACTCTGA
- a CDS encoding bifunctional 2-polyprenyl-6-hydroxyphenol methylase/3-demethylubiquinol 3-O-methyltransferase UbiG, translating to MDPSRNRRGWAERTGEFSPAYYADLGPNKVSNSLVTLLEHYSSTDASILELGCSSGRHLAHLRENGFDDLTGIDINDDAFDVMADAFPAVAETGTFHTGAIEDLVPEFPDDAFDVVYSVETLQHVHPDDAWVFDELARISGSLLVTVENEGPDPDGGKTDETITSVKGEFPMYRRNWGRVFTDLGLEQLLSKPGKPDTIRAFTTA from the coding sequence ATGGACCCGTCGAGGAATCGCCGTGGGTGGGCCGAGCGGACGGGTGAGTTCTCGCCGGCGTATTATGCGGATCTCGGGCCAAACAAGGTGAGCAACAGCCTCGTGACGCTCCTTGAGCACTACAGTAGCACGGACGCGTCCATCCTCGAACTCGGCTGTAGCTCCGGGCGACATCTGGCACACCTGCGGGAAAACGGGTTCGACGACCTCACCGGTATCGACATCAACGACGACGCCTTCGACGTGATGGCTGATGCCTTTCCAGCTGTCGCCGAGACGGGGACGTTCCACACGGGTGCGATCGAGGATCTCGTCCCCGAGTTCCCGGACGACGCCTTCGACGTCGTTTACTCGGTCGAAACACTCCAGCATGTCCACCCAGACGACGCGTGGGTGTTCGACGAGCTTGCCCGCATCAGTGGATCCCTCCTCGTGACCGTCGAAAACGAAGGTCCCGACCCGGATGGGGGCAAGACAGACGAGACGATCACGTCTGTCAAGGGCGAGTTCCCGATGTATCGGCGCAACTGGGGTCGGGTCTTCACCGATCTGGGGCTCGAACAACTGCTCAGCAAACCCGGCAAGCCCGATACGATCCGCGCGTTCACAACGGCCTGA
- a CDS encoding MFS transporter — MSGLYTQRRLQIIFGVTLMGVMGVSLISPVFPSMIEHFEITDQQIGLIVTAYTFPGVVVSVLIGVLADRYTRKGVLVPLLLLFSVAGVAQAAAPTFQTLLALRVLQGIGGAGLVTLSTTLIGDYYDGAERGAAMGLNASVLSIATAAYPIIGGLLGTIGWYAPFGLYAIAFPIAVWALFGLSEPASAGAVGIREYLKQLLSIATAGETIAGSLAAFLAFVLLYGGIITYIPVLVAGRFGSSSAIIGGLLSAMSLCIALISSQTGRLIERYSERTLFTVGFLGYGGGLALIPFAGSPVLLLLPLALFGVGHGLVVPTVQVFMTKLAPAQFRGATMSLYNMALRLGQTVGPLLFGVVYTVGVDGVFLVGGAIGAGAFVLFASIFRAGIATATTT; from the coding sequence ATGAGCGGTCTGTATACGCAACGTCGCCTGCAGATCATCTTCGGTGTCACATTGATGGGCGTGATGGGCGTGAGCCTCATTTCGCCGGTCTTCCCATCGATGATCGAACACTTCGAGATTACAGACCAGCAGATCGGCCTCATCGTCACGGCCTATACGTTCCCCGGTGTGGTGGTCTCGGTCCTCATTGGCGTGCTCGCTGACCGCTACACCCGGAAAGGGGTCTTGGTGCCGTTGTTGCTGTTGTTCAGCGTTGCAGGCGTCGCTCAGGCGGCCGCGCCGACGTTTCAGACGCTGTTGGCACTCCGCGTCCTCCAGGGAATCGGCGGTGCCGGCCTCGTTACCCTCTCGACGACGCTGATCGGCGATTATTACGACGGGGCCGAGCGTGGGGCTGCGATGGGGCTCAACGCGAGTGTGTTGAGCATCGCGACAGCCGCCTACCCGATCATCGGCGGGCTCCTCGGAACGATCGGCTGGTACGCGCCCTTTGGCCTGTACGCCATCGCATTTCCGATCGCCGTCTGGGCACTCTTCGGGCTGTCCGAGCCCGCATCGGCGGGAGCAGTCGGGATCCGCGAGTACCTGAAACAGCTTCTCTCGATTGCGACGGCAGGCGAAACGATCGCCGGCTCGCTGGCGGCATTCCTGGCGTTCGTCCTCCTGTATGGGGGAATTATCACGTACATTCCAGTGCTCGTCGCAGGACGATTCGGCTCGTCGTCGGCAATCATTGGGGGACTGCTCTCGGCTATGTCACTCTGTATCGCCCTGATCAGTTCCCAAACGGGACGGCTAATCGAGCGCTACTCCGAGCGAACGCTCTTTACCGTCGGTTTTCTGGGCTATGGCGGTGGGCTCGCGCTGATTCCGTTTGCCGGGTCGCCGGTGTTGCTGTTGCTCCCACTGGCGCTGTTCGGGGTGGGTCACGGTCTCGTCGTCCCGACCGTACAGGTCTTCATGACGAAGCTCGCCCCGGCACAGTTCCGGGGCGCGACGATGAGTCTGTACAATATGGCCCTCCGGTTGGGACAGACCGTTGGGCCGCTACTGTTTGGTGTCGTCTATACGGTTGGCGTCGATGGGGTCTTTCTCGTCGGCGGGGCGATCGGAGCGGGTGCGTTCGTGCTGTTTGCAAGCATCTTTCGGGCCGGTATTGCAACCGCAACCACGACGTAG
- a CDS encoding plastocyanin/azurin family copper-binding protein encodes MDRRAFLATGGALVAGLSGCLALGEDDGEYDIGMSDSRFLPTEYRVDLGTMVVWKNTSARAHTVTAYDATLPDGGAYFASGDYDSEQAAREGWFESGGGAIYAGETYTHTFEQLGTYPYVCLPHEADGMAGTIVVEEPE; translated from the coding sequence ATGGACAGACGTGCGTTCCTCGCGACTGGGGGTGCCCTCGTCGCCGGCCTTTCGGGCTGTCTCGCCCTCGGAGAAGACGACGGCGAGTACGACATTGGCATGTCCGACTCGCGATTTCTTCCCACAGAGTACCGTGTCGACCTGGGGACGATGGTCGTCTGGAAGAACACGAGTGCCCGCGCTCACACCGTTACGGCCTACGACGCTACCCTGCCCGACGGTGGGGCGTACTTTGCGTCCGGGGACTACGACAGCGAGCAGGCCGCCCGCGAGGGCTGGTTCGAGTCCGGCGGGGGTGCGATCTACGCCGGGGAGACGTACACCCACACGTTCGAACAGCTCGGGACGTATCCGTACGTGTGTCTGCCACACGAGGCCGATGGGATGGCTGGGACGATCGTCGTCGAAGAACCCGAGTAA
- a CDS encoding protein sorting system archaetidylserine synthase (This PssA-like phosphatidyltransferase, along with a PssD-like decarboxylase, is required in Haloarchaea for the archaeosortase ArtA to replace the PGF-CTERM sorting signal with a C-terminal lipid anchor.), protein MDLRPRFLGRLGPADIVTVVNAFVGFTAAVLAPFEPQLAARLILLAAIADGLDGLVARRYGSTPVGEFVDSLADTVSFGVAPAAMVVGLARLQWGNGGELLGIADPLHLTAAVGIPALVVAAAVVRLAMYTAYDVGARTTEGVQTTLAATVLAAATLAGEIQLVLVLLASVVLAYLMVTRIPYPDLRERDALAMGLVQTGAVLAPAVFYRLFPRALLAAALAYLLFAPWLYPRVES, encoded by the coding sequence ATGGATCTTCGGCCGCGCTTTCTGGGTCGGCTCGGGCCGGCCGACATCGTGACGGTCGTCAACGCCTTCGTCGGGTTCACGGCGGCCGTCCTCGCACCGTTCGAGCCCCAGCTGGCCGCCCGCCTCATCCTCCTGGCGGCGATCGCCGACGGCCTCGATGGCCTGGTCGCCCGGCGGTACGGCTCGACACCCGTCGGCGAGTTCGTCGACTCACTGGCCGATACCGTCTCCTTTGGCGTTGCACCCGCGGCGATGGTCGTCGGCCTCGCCCGCCTCCAGTGGGGCAACGGTGGGGAACTCCTCGGGATCGCGGACCCACTGCATCTCACCGCAGCCGTCGGGATCCCCGCGCTGGTCGTCGCCGCGGCAGTCGTCCGCCTGGCGATGTACACCGCCTACGACGTCGGCGCGCGAACGACCGAGGGCGTCCAGACGACCCTCGCAGCAACCGTCCTCGCGGCGGCGACACTCGCCGGCGAGATACAGCTCGTCTTGGTCTTGCTCGCCAGTGTCGTCCTCGCGTATCTGATGGTCACGCGGATTCCGTATCCCGATCTTCGGGAGCGTGACGCGCTGGCGATGGGGCTCGTCCAGACGGGCGCGGTCCTGGCCCCTGCCGTCTTCTATCGACTCTTCCCGCGGGCGCTGCTGGCGGCCGCACTCGCGTATCTCCTGTTTGCGCCGTGGCTGTACCCGCGTGTCGAGTCGTGA
- a CDS encoding HEAT repeat domain-containing protein, giving the protein MSDEDSEADGDGDIDAEPGTVAFFEERLDAAETALEAAETEADLDDIAATLADIETDLDAAELPTPDEEDEDDPQEVLESRLSSLRDGIEEQRGPYVEDVAEDVEAAGATAQDTRWTDDGQTQVLDAVAAFGEAVDGHVEVEKVESAQEAGDALWATSEAIAALDLGPDEDSDAIATLRTAAQTLNDDLEAAQAYEDLSVREKLTFEGFYEVIEGDHQKDYPPELNAILVWEKRYKDHRDPEDVEPILLAFELLDSEFMEENILDVFERIAPPEAYEPVQQRASRRDKQAVRVLGKIGDQRAVETLVDFIDGDGDPALQRVTLQALGEIGSHEATQAVANRLAADTDSVRSAAARALGLLGDTRAIEPLTDVLAEDDADEVRASAAWALNQIGTERALEIAAEYADDRAYVVQVEAEKAAGV; this is encoded by the coding sequence ATGAGCGACGAGGACAGCGAGGCCGACGGGGACGGCGACATCGACGCCGAGCCGGGAACGGTTGCGTTCTTCGAGGAACGACTGGACGCAGCCGAGACAGCACTTGAAGCGGCCGAGACCGAAGCCGACCTCGACGATATTGCAGCGACACTCGCTGATATCGAGACTGATCTCGACGCGGCTGAACTGCCCACTCCCGACGAGGAAGACGAAGACGACCCGCAGGAAGTCTTAGAGTCACGACTGTCCAGTCTCCGTGACGGAATCGAGGAACAGCGTGGCCCGTACGTCGAGGACGTCGCCGAAGACGTCGAGGCTGCAGGGGCTACCGCCCAAGACACCCGCTGGACCGACGACGGCCAGACCCAGGTCCTCGATGCGGTCGCGGCCTTCGGTGAGGCCGTCGACGGGCACGTCGAAGTCGAAAAAGTGGAGTCCGCCCAGGAAGCCGGCGACGCTCTCTGGGCGACGAGCGAGGCCATCGCCGCTCTCGATCTCGGCCCCGACGAGGACAGTGACGCCATCGCGACGCTCCGTACAGCAGCGCAGACACTGAACGACGACCTGGAAGCTGCCCAAGCGTACGAGGACCTCTCGGTCCGGGAGAAGCTGACGTTCGAAGGGTTCTACGAAGTCATCGAGGGCGACCACCAGAAGGACTATCCGCCGGAGTTGAACGCCATTCTCGTGTGGGAAAAACGCTACAAGGACCATCGCGATCCCGAAGACGTCGAGCCGATCCTGCTGGCGTTCGAGCTTCTTGACTCCGAGTTCATGGAGGAAAATATCCTCGACGTCTTCGAGCGGATCGCCCCGCCCGAGGCTTACGAGCCAGTCCAACAGCGGGCGAGTCGGCGCGACAAACAGGCCGTCCGAGTGCTGGGGAAGATCGGCGACCAGCGAGCCGTCGAGACGCTCGTCGACTTCATCGATGGCGACGGCGACCCCGCCCTCCAGCGGGTGACGTTACAAGCACTGGGCGAGATCGGGAGCCACGAGGCCACGCAGGCGGTCGCGAACCGACTGGCGGCAGACACCGACAGTGTCCGGAGTGCAGCGGCACGGGCACTGGGCCTACTCGGGGATACCCGGGCGATCGAGCCCCTCACAGACGTGCTCGCCGAGGACGACGCCGACGAAGTGCGGGCCAGCGCAGCGTGGGCACTGAACCAGATCGGCACCGAGCGCGCACTGGAAATCGCCGCCGAGTACGCCGACGATCGCGCCTACGTCGTCCAAGTCGAAGCCGAAAAAGCCGCTGGCGTCTAA